Proteins encoded together in one Numidum massiliense window:
- a CDS encoding IS3 family transposase, translated as MELFYNRQRIHSAIGYVSPCQFEQMYDGRMEAIA; from the coding sequence ATCGAGCTCTTTTATAACCGCCAAAGAATCCATTCGGCTATTGGCTATGTGTCACCTTGTCAGTTTGAACAAATGTATGATGGCCGCATGGAAGCGATCGCGTAG